The DNA window GCAGGTAATCTAAcggcagtaaacacacacacacacacacacacacactgataactCTCCCGGACTTCAAACAATAGGGACAGCCGATGACGTTTTCAGATTAAATTATTTTGCTCATCTGGCTATTGTCAAATGTTCTAGCAAGTGGCCGAGCACGTTCCAAGGGGCTGAAAGGACGGAGATACGAGTGTAATGTAGATTAGGGCTCTTGTTAATATGATTTACTCTGATGTTTTTTTCCAGTCACTTTGCATTAACAGTCACCTAAGGTCACGCCACTACGAGTAAAACACCCAACTGGCATTACACAATCTGTGTTTGAAACATTTGAAGTGTCTTGAAATGGTAAGTAGTTCATCTGTTCCGGATTAGGTTTAACTGCAAACTTGTCGTGTACTCTAATTTTAggtcttggaaaaaaaaagaaaaagaagaaaaaatggaaaaagaatgTTTTCCGGGAAGTGAAAAATGATCTCATcgctgtgagaaaaaaaataattccacaCTCAATTTGAGGCTGAACAACACATGAGATATGTTTGTGATTTCATGCAACGTGGAGGACACGCACACCGGGGATGTGAGAGACACGCTGGCCGGGCACTGGGCATTTatcagagagagaagcagcctGAAGCGGTTTCAGGCTGCCTCTCTAACTACGGTGCCAAGTCTTATCGTGAGCAGCACAGCGTAGTGGATTCTTTTCCCCTTTGTGGGGTGGCTCGCATGAGGCTCACATGTGGCAGACCATCTTTGAAGGTGCGATGGAGATTATCCCTGGAACATAAGAGATATTTATACAGGCACACGTGGAATGCACATACGCCTggtaccccccccaccaccaccaccactaccccCTCAAGCATGTGATCTGTACTGCAGAGGAGCAAAATAAACCTTCCAGTAATACCagcgcgtggggggggggggggggggctgcaggtaGGTTGAAGTGTATAAGAAAAACAACCTGTGGGCTTTGATACACCGCGccctcggggggtggggggtggggggggttcactATGCTGGTGGAGAGGTCcatcatccctctctctctctctctctgtgtgtgtgggtgccgCTCTACCTCCGTGTCCTTGTGTTGGCTCGCTGAACTGAAATTGAGTGTACAGCTCGATTGAATCACTTGGTTCGACAAAGTTTTGCGCTGTAATGTCTCCCTTTTCTGGCgagtcccccccctcacccccccgacGGGGGCCGAGAGCCACTTACGTGGATGAAATCAATTATCCGAAACGGTGTCACTTCTCTTGAAATATAACTTGGGCGTGACACGTTCAAAGATCCAGCTCCACAAATCACCTAAAACACTGCAACACCAGTCACGTCCCAAACAAATGATCCGTGCCACGTTAGGACTGTAACTATAGCTCTTTAAAAAGGATGCAAGAGTGTAAATGTCACTCTGTGAGGGTCgaaaatgataataatcatCTATTTACTATGCATAACACAACATAAACTATTTGAATAGCTCAGTCCTCAATTAATTTTAAATGGCCCATGAAATTGCCCTTAGGGTAAAAATAATGAAGAATAAATTCATACAGATGTTGTGGCCAAGTATTGCAAAAAACATGATATCcactctccgtctctctcaatCTCGCCCTCAACTGATATTAAAAAAACCAGATCATCTCATTTCAAGGAGGTTCCCCAAACAAGAAGTTTAGGATGTTACTGTTAAAATGCGGGCTCCTGCAATGTCCTATTTCCCTTAATTAGAAACAAACGCAAAAATGAAAGTTATTCATTCCAGTAGAACAAAAGGAATAAATCCAGCAGTCTCGATTAATGAAATCAACTTACAAATGCGAGGCGAGCAGAGACATttggggtttaaaaaaagaggctgaTTTGCATCTAATTACAAGGGCATGTTGCAGGTGTACCTTTCTGCTTTTAGCTTGAAATCACTTTTATATCATATTGGAGAGAGGCTGTCTAGATTCAGTCAGAGTTTTCCTCACTCAAGAAGGGAAAGTATTGAATCAGGAATTCacttaataacaaaaaaagacatgtaatgtgatgtagggattcttttcttttaagaCACAATGTGTTTAACTGAGCATATATGGAATTTATTCGATTTTATGTTGATTGGGATTCAAACTGAAGTCTATGTTGACACTTTTGCTTAATTTGAATCATGAGCTTTGTAAATAGGCGGCAATCTCTTCGGGTCTCCAAAGTGAAGGCAATGCTGGAGTGCTTTAAacttacattgtttttattggtaATGAAGAGGCAACTCCAAACTatttctcacttgatttatcaCCTCACTGTTATTGTTTATGTTCATTTCAATACGGAATGaggttcatttagtaaattatagCCCTGTTCAGAGTGAAATTGATGATAGGCATTAGGGCGTGTTCCCTTTGTGATTGACAAGTTACCACCATAGTATTGTCCAGTCCGGAAGTGGTCCGTGTTTTCGTTTTAGACTGCTGTGGGTTCGTTTTGGAGTAATTGCGACTTTTCTCGGCTCCCACCGTCCCCTAGCCTTAAGCTTTCGTGTCCATTTTGGCCCAAAAATACCAATGGTCCAAAAGCAAGATGGCGACCTTCAAAACTCAAGGCTTTGAAATCAAGTCTGAAAACCGGCTCTATTCTGTAATTCTCTGTAAAAGACATTGTAACCAGAAATTGAACTAAACCCTCTTCATTGTTGCCATTGGCTCCCCATGGATTGGACAGTATTTTACCCACATAACTCTGAGCCTAGATCGGACAATTTTAACAAGGCTTCCGAATCTAAACTGGGTCAGTAGACAAGAAGTTTAAAAGTTTGTGCTGCGGACACACAAAGTCACAACAGCAACGTGAGCATCACCCTGAGAATCGGTCGAGTGGATAGTTCCTGTGCACTGAGTCATGTTCGCTCTTCAGGGAAACGGGCCAGAGCGGCCCCATGCACCGACTGCAGGCAAGtaccttccctctctctctctctctccttctctctctctcccccacttgACAATGCTGTTGATACTTTGTTCTGCATTACGCAATAGTACCGCCCCTCCCATCCTCTGGAACTCagctctctctctatctccctctctctctccccccctctctctctctctctctctctctctctctacctcatTCGTCCTGATATTAATGACACAGCTATCCGAGGCAGCGGCAGTTCCCCTGCACTCTCCCTCCCGCAGGCTGCGCTCATACACTCTTCGACCAATAGGACACGggacatacactcacacactcctATACTTAGTCTGGAGCCGcaggcacagagacacacacacacacacacacacagctacacacactcGGAGTTCACATCGGAAGCGGTCGCAGACtcttttattttacacacacgTTTATTTCTCCTTGAACAATCTCgccaaggggagaaaaaaaaaaaagagaaggaaacaaaatgaGGACAGATGTGCTCGGCGTTTGTGCAAGCCTCCTGCTCGCGGCCGCCCTGGTGCCTCGCGCCAGCCGGGCAGCCGACTTCGCCATCAACTCACACCAGCGATGGGACACCAGAGGACCCTATTCTTCAGAAGCCGGGactcccacctcctcctgccccaTTAAGCTCCGACCCTCGGGCCAGTGCGGGAGCTCCGGGGCCAGTCCGGAGGAGGCGGACGACTGCCCGTACCAGCTCACCTTGCCTCCCCTCACCATCCAGCTGCCCAAGCAGTTCAGGCTCCTGGAGAAGACCATGAAGGAGCTGCAGAGCCTGAAGGAGGTCGTGAACAAGCTTAAAAGCGGGTGCCAGGAGTGCCGCGGGGCACGGGGCAGCGGAGCGCTTGGACATCATCAAGCCGACCAGGGACCACGGATGCAGGTCCCCGTTCTGAGGGATGCTGAGGAAGAAGTGAGACAGGACCTGACAGGACAGGAGGCGCAAGGTGGGTCCAGccaagaggagaggggagatggGATGGTCCCTGGAGCTACTGTGGACGTTGCCGGAGTGGGGCATGCTTCTATTTTGGGGAAAATTACACCGAGCCCGAGCAGTATGCAGGAGATGCAGGTAAGAGGCGCAGTTTAGTCTCACAGAAAAAGAGATACTTTGTGCcactttttaaaaggaaaatgcagCACTTCACTGTGGAAGCTTTTGTTCTttgcaaatacacttttatttaaatgcataCATGAAACCTGATGATTTATGGACAGTATGCATGTTCATCATGAATTGTCCGTGACTAAGGTCAATACAGTTTTAGTGCATCTTTCATCAAAAATGATCCAAAATTTACATGAACAATAGTTAAACCATTATTCAAATGGTCTAAAATCAGTACATTTTGTACCATAACGACAGCATTTAGAGGTCTGTACAAACGATAGGGGCACTGCACCAATTTTGGTTTTTCCATCAAAGCCATGTGATCTCACATCAAGCCAGTACCATTATCAGCACTGTGGAGATTTTAAATCAACAAACTCAGCCGGTGTGTTTTATAAACACCGTAGGAACAAAGTCGCCTAAATTCACCCAGTGGAAAACGAACCCAGCTATAATGTAAACAGGCCAGATGATGTTAATGTAGACCTGTAAAGTCCTTAATGGCACCGATCCACCGGGGACAATTCCTGGGACTCTAAACAAGGTGTCAGCGTCAGACACCAGCCAAACAGCCGCAAAGTTTGTTGACTCTACCTTTCACTTTTGGCACACGGGCGACCGCCGCGCCTCTACTCGAAAATTCAAAATTGGCCGGTAAGACAATGAAGAGGGGCTGGTGACTTGAGTCGTCCACCTGCTCGGTATTCTGTGCACAGAAACAATTGCCTTCCTCTGGCCCTTCCCAGGTGAAGCTGAATAGGATGTCAGCCAGCCTGCGCAACGCCAGGAACCAGATCTCGGCTGTGCAGGGGCGTCTCGAGGGGCTCAATCTGCTCAACATGGACAACGTGCAGGCTATGGTGGACAGGCGGGTGGAGAACATCAGTGGAGTGGTCAACAAACTCAGCTCCACGTGCACTTCCCAGTGTGCAGTGCAGAACACCCCACAGTGTAAGCCTGCTCTCATTGACATTTCTATGATAGCGTTCACTCTCATATTTATTTGCTATGTTGACTCACGCCGTTCTTGGTCTCCTGGTACCAACCCTGCAGCTGAAaggcctctccagctcctcagcTATTTACTATACATGTATTCTCTTTTGACTTGAACCCCATCACGTGTTTTCTCTTGGGTTATCTTTtgctatttttctatttttcctgGTGTGAGCAAAGAACACAGACGATGTTTTGGTAGTGTAGCTGCACCAGACACGTCCATCAGTTTGAGGTTGAAGTGAGGTGAATTTCCTGCCGTAGGATCTATCCAATCGTGCCCAAGTGGACCCGGCTCTGGGTGGTGACCTTCACCCGCTGAGGCCTTGCTTTCCTGGGATACAGGAAATTAAATCTGCCAGGCTGACGATGACATTGACAACGACACAGCGGTTTGCTGCAAAATGCTCTCGCCATTTACCGAtatggacaaaaaaac is part of the Pungitius pungitius chromosome 2, fPunPun2.1, whole genome shotgun sequence genome and encodes:
- the fgl2a gene encoding fibrinogen-like 2a isoform X2 yields the protein MRTDVLGVCASLLLAAALVPRASRAADFAINSHQRWDTRGPYSSEAGTPTSSCPIKLRPSGQCGSSGASPEEADDCPYQLTLPPLTIQLPKQFRLLEKTMKELQSLKEVVNKLKSGCQECRGARGSGALGHHQADQGPRMQVPVLRDAEEEVRQDLTGQEAQGGSSQEERGDGMVPGATVDVAGVGHASILGKITPSPSSMQEMQVKLNRMSASLRNARNQISAVQGRLEGLNLLNMDNVQAMVDRRVENISGVVNKLSSTCTSQCAVQNTPQFILAPRDCSDYNVLEARKNGVYRVTPDPRNGTFEVFCDMESFGGGWTVIQRRLDGSVSFNRTWAEYKKGFGNLRSEFWLGNDHIHLMTKSKDMVLRIELEDFEGVREYAKYDQFYVANEFLRYRLSVSGYGGTAGNAISFNKHFNHDQKFFSTPDRDNDMYPSGNCGAYYSSGWWFDACMSANLNGKYYHKRYKGVRNGIFWGTWHNMSTEYYPTNYRQAFKTVKMMMRPKNYAP
- the fgl2a gene encoding fibrinogen-like 2a isoform X1 codes for the protein MRTDVLGVCASLLLAAALVPRASRAADFAINSHQRWDTRGPYSSEAGTPTSSCPIKLRPSGQCGSSGASPEEADDCPYQLTLPPLTIQLPKQFRLLEKTMKELQSLKEVVNKLKSGCQECRGARGSGALGHHQADQGPRMQVPVLRDAEEEVRQDLTGQEAQGGSSQEERGDGMVPGATVDVAGVGHASILGKITPSPSSMQEMQVKLNRMSASLRNARNQISAVQGRLEGLNLLNMDNVQAMVDRRVENISGVVNKLSSTCTSQCAVQNTPQSVILAPRDCSDYNVLEARKNGVYRVTPDPRNGTFEVFCDMESFGGGWTVIQRRLDGSVSFNRTWAEYKKGFGNLRSEFWLGNDHIHLMTKSKDMVLRIELEDFEGVREYAKYDQFYVANEFLRYRLSVSGYGGTAGNAISFNKHFNHDQKFFSTPDRDNDMYPSGNCGAYYSSGWWFDACMSANLNGKYYHKRYKGVRNGIFWGTWHNMSTEYYPTNYRQAFKTVKMMMRPKNYAP